The genomic region CAAAACCTCGCAAGAAGGGTTTGCCCACACTCCCTTGGAATGGTCTCGAATCACATTTCGCACTTCATAAAGGCTTTTCATTGCATACATTGGAATTTCGTCATCTCCGCAGGTAGAAAACAACCTTCTTGAGTCCATCTCTACAACCACGGAATGAACTCGATTCAAATCAGCATCTTGGAGCTTAATGGGACCGAATGAAAAATTTCCGTTTGCGGCAGCCTGACGAAAACTGGCTATAAAGTTGTTGATAAATCCGGAAGATCGAGAGAGTAACTCCTCGTCCGTAACATTCCCGTTTACATGAAAATTGCGAAGCGACACTCGGCTTCCTCCGTATGATCTCTAACAGTGATTATATAGCCTGCCGCATAACACCATTGAATGTGACTGCGCGTTTATTGGTGTTATCTAGCCGCTCTAAAAAACGTAAACCACTATTTTTAATAGCATTACCAATCTCTTCTGGCAGTATACCCAAAATTCGCGTGCCGGCTCGTTTTTACGATTTAATCATGCTTTATTGATAAATTTGGCTTAGGTCACGTGATGCTGCAAAAAATATTGAGCTAGCGCAGTTTTTGGCCGCGGTGGGGAAATTGGGGAGGGCTCGCACTGAATATCCCCCCACAGGGTGGGTATCTTGATCCAGTGGGAGGATTGGGCTTTGTGGCTTTATCGTCGCGAGCTAAAGCTCCCTCCCACAGCTTCAGGCCGCCACCAGCCATAGCGCAGGGTAATGAGGATTCGATGATATTCCCTTCACCATTCACAACTTACACTTATCCCCTCACTTAAAGCTCAATCCCCTTCTGAGCCTTAATACCTTGATCTTTAAAAGCGTGTTTGACCACTTTCATCTCAGTGACGGTGTCGGCGAGGTCGATGAGTTGTTGGGGGGCGTAGCGGCCGGTGACGATGGCGTGCTGCATCTCGGGGCGAGCTTGTAGGTCGTCGAGCACTTGGTCGAGGTCGAGATACTCGTAGCGCAGGGCGATGTTGAGTTCGTCGAGCAGTACCATGTGGTAGCTGTCGTCTTGGAGCATGCGCTTGGCTTGTTCCCAGGCGGCGTTGGCGGCGGCGACGTCGCGTTCGCGGTCTTGGGTGTCCCAGGTGTAGCCTTCGCCCATTACGTGGTAGTCCACGTTGGGTAGGTTGCGGAAGAAGGCTTCTTCGCCAGTGCTGAACGCGCCCTTAATAAACTGCACCACGCCAACCTTCATGCCGTGGCCTAGGGCGCGGGCGAGCATGCCAAAACCGGAGCTGCTTTTGCCTTTGCCGGGGCCGGTGAGCACCAGCAAGATGCCCTGCTCTTTATCGGCGCGGGCAATGCGCTCGTTCATGATTTTTTGCTTGGCCGCCATGCGCTGGGCATGGCGTTCCGGGGTTTTGGCATTGTCGCGCATGGGGTTTCCTTGGGGTGTTCTACGTTTTACGAGCTACGCTTTCAGCACGTAGCGCAGGGTTTCCACGACTTGATCGGTGGTGGTGCACCAGGCTTGCGCTTGAGCGTCGACTTCTTTCAGCGGGTGAACAATCTCTTCGCTGTGCAGCGTGATGTAGGGCTTGGCCAGTGCCGCGCAGTAGCCTGCATCAAACGCGGCGTTCCACTGTTTGTACTTGTCGCCAAAACGCACCACTACTAAATCCGCTTGTTCGATCATGGTGCGGGTGCGGATGGCATTTACTTTGGAGGATTGGTGGTCGCGCCAGAAGCCGTTCTCGGGTTTGCCCAGGTGGTCGCCTGCGGCATCAGAAGCGTCGTGGTCAGTGACCGGGGCGGTAAATACGATATCCAGCCCAGCGGCGTCTGCGCCACGCTGGATCTCTTCACGCCAGTCGGTGTGAATCTCGCCGGAAAGGTATACGTAAAAGCTCATGGTGGCTCCTCAATAGTAAATGTGGGTATTTAGCCGCCCTATCATAGCCCACATACGCTTTATGAAAAAACATTCCAAAAAAATTACTGGGCCACCATTTTTGGCGCCTGCCCGGTAAAAATATCCGCTACCAGCTTAGGCGCCGAAGGGAAGTAGCCATGGAAGTAGCTGGCTACCAGCGCGCCCTCACGGTAGATAGGTTCGGCTTCGCTACCGGCCAGTTTGCGGGTGCGCGCCAGCGGCTGCATGGGGGTTTCCAGGAGCGAGTGATGGTAGGTGTGGCCGCGCAGTTCGCCACTTTGGGTGTGCAGGCTTTGTAGCCCCAGCGCGGTGAGCTTACCGGCCATTTTGGCGGTGCCGGGCAGCAGCCCTAGCATGGCGTGGGCGCTGCCTTCGCCATCCACCAACTGCTCTACACAGCTCATTAGCCCGCCGCACTCGGCGAGTATTGGCTTGCCTGCGCGGTGGTGGGCGCTTATCGCGTCGCGCATGGGCTGGTTGGCGCTGAAGCGGGCAGCGTGAAGTTCCGGGTAGCCGCCGGGCAGCCATAGGGCATCGCATTCTGGCAGTGCTGCGTCGTTAAGCGGTGAGAAGAAGCGCAGCGTCGCGCCCATCTCTGCTAATACATCGAGATTTGCGCGGTAGATGAACGCGAAGGCGTCGTCTTTGGCGATGGCGATGCGCACGCCGCTTAGGTACTGCGGTGCGGGCGTGGGGGCGTCGGCGCTCAGCGTTACCCGTTTAGGTAAACGGCCTAGCCCAGCTTCTTCCAGCACCTTGGCGGCGGCATCTAACTGGGCATCCAGGCCGCTGAGTTCGCTGGCTTGCACCAAGCCTAAGTGTCGGTCGGGGATTTTCATGGCATCGTGGCGAGGAATCGCGCCCAGCAGCGCTATGCCTTCCGGCATGCTCTCATCCAGCAGTTTGCCGTGGCCAGGGCTGCCGATTCGATTGGCAATCACTTCGTGGATAGTGAGGTTCGGGTGGTAGTTGGCAAGGCCTTGGGCCACCGCGCCGAAGGTTTGCGCCATGCCCCAAGCATCAATGACTGGCAGCGCGGGAATGCCTGCCAGAATGGCTAAATCAGCGCTTGAGGGCGAGCCGTCGAACAGCCCCATGGAGCCTTCTACCAAAATCACGTCGGCTTCTTGGGCGGCTTTGGCTAGGCGCCAGCGGCACTCGTGCTCGCCGGTCATCCAGGGGTGCAATTGATAAACTGGCTGGCCGGAGGCGATTTCTTGCACCATGGGGTCTAGGTAGTCGGGGCCGTGTTTGAACACCCGCACAGTGCGGCCCGCATTACGGTGTAGCCTTGCTAAAGCGGCCGTTACCATGGATTTTCCCTGGCCGGAGCCGGGGGCGCTGATTAACGCCGCGTGCGCTTCACCTTGCAACATGACCTTTCCTCTTTTACACACGCTTGTTGCTACAAGCTTTTTGAATTTATCGTGACGTCAGGTGTTACTGAATGGGTACAAACACCGGCGCACCTTCAACCTGGACAGTCGCCAAGCGCTGCTGGTAGAGCCTTTCCAGTGCGCTGGGCACCAGCATGGAGTCTCGCCGCCCCCAGCAGGCTTCACCGTTGGGATACAGCAGCAGAATGTGGTCGCACCAGCGGGCGGCTAAATTTAGGTCGTGCAGGCACATCATTACCGCGCTGCCTTGGGCGGCCAGCTCGGCCATTAGCGCCATCACCGCGCTTTGGTGGTGTAAATCGAGATGGTTAGTGGGTTCGTCTGCCAGCCAAATCTTCGGCGCTTGGGTGAGTACCGTGGCCATCGCCACCCGCTGGCGCTCGCCGCCGGAAAGCGTGCTCACCAAACGGTCGCGGAGGTGCGCTACATCTAACCTTTCCAGCGCCGCTTCAGCCTGTGCGTAGTCGTCGGCACCCTCCATCTGCCACAGGGAAAGATACGGGTGACGACCAATCAGCGCGGTTTCCAGCACCGTGGCAGGAAAGCCATCCAAACGTTCTTGAAACACCAGCCCTAGGCTTTGCGCCACCTGCCGCCTGCGAAGCTGGCTAAGCGGTTTGTTATTAAGCAGCACCTGCCCGGAACGGGGGGTGTTTAACCCAGCGAGCGTATGCAGCAGCGTGGTTTTACCCGCGCCGTTAGGGCCTAACACGCCCCACACCTGCCCCGGCTCAAGGGTAATATTCAGCGCCGTGCCACTTTCGCGTTCGGGCACGTCAATGATGAGGTCGCTGGTAGAAAGTACACTCATCAGCGGCTCCGGTAGAGCAAAAACAAGAAAGTGGGCACGCCTAATAGCGCGGTAATCACCCCAACCGGAAGCTGCTCTGGGGCAATCATCGTGCGTGCCAGGGTATCCGCCAGCACTAGCAAGGTGCCGCCTGCCAGGGAGCAGGCCGGTAAAATTAAGCGCTGGTCGTTGCCTAGCAATAGGCGCAGCAAATGCGGCACCACCAGCCCAACAAAGCCAATGCTACCGGCGGTGGTGACCGCTGCCGCTGTGAGCAGGCTGGCAACGATATAGATACCCCACTCTAGCGGGCGCACATCCACTCCCAACGCGGCCGCCTGTTGAGGGCCACGGGCTAACACGTTCAAGCTTCGCCCAAGCGGTATAAGCACAATGCAAATCACGAATAAAAGTAGCAACGGCGGCCACGGGGTGCGGGCGTAGGAGAGATCGCCCATTAGCCAATACAGCATGCCCGGCAGCCGCTCGGCGGGGCTTAGCGCGAGCATCAGGGTAATCACCGCGCCCCAACCTGCTGCCACCACTACGCCGGTGAGTAACAGCCGCGAGGGCGTCCAGCCGCCGCTGCCGTGGGCTAAACCAAACACTAAAAACGTGGAGAACAGCGCGCCGGCAAACGCCGAGCCTGAAATCAGTACACCGCCCACGCCAGCCAGCATGGCCGCCAGCGCACCAATGGATGCCCCACCAGAAAGCCCGAGCACGTAAGGGTCCGCCAGCGGGTTGCGTAGCAATACCTGCATCAACGCCCCCGCCACGGCCAGCAGGCCGCCCACCGCAAAGGCGGAAAGCGCCCGGGGAAGGCGTAAATCAATTACCATGGTGCGCGCCAGCGCATCGCCCTGCCCTTGTACCACCGCCCAAAGTTGACCAACGGAAAGCTGCGCACTGCCCACCGCTAAGGCGAACAGCATAGCGGCCATGGCGATCACCACCAGCAGGCTAAGGGGTTGCCACAGGCGCGCAGCCATTAAGAGGCCCTGCGCTTTTGTCGGGATTGTTCGAGTTTGTCACACAGAATCTGCGCGCCTTCCAGCAAGCGCGGCGTGGGCCGCTGAATAAGGGAAGGCGGTACAAAATAGAGGCTATCTTCCGCAACGGCCGTTAGGTTGGAATACTGTTCCCAGTGGGTCAGCCAGTGGCGGTTCTCTTCGCCCATCCCCCCGGCAATGATGGCTTCCGGGTTGGCAGCCAGCACGGCCTCATCGTCCAGCCGTGGCACTAATCGCCGCTGATCGCCAAACACGTTGTCACCCCCGCACAGCTGAACTACCTGGCCAATCAGGTGCTCGTCATTAACGCTCATCAATGGTTCATCCCACACTTGGTAGAATGTACGTACTGGCTCGCGCCCAGCGTAGCGAGCGGTTAATTCGGCCATTCCTGCTCTGAAGTCATCGGCAACGACCTGCCCGGCGGCTTCGGTGCCCGCTAGCCGCGCTAAGCGCTCAATGGTATCGGCAACGTTTTCAACCGTGCGTGGCTCGATGTAAAACACCGGCATACCCAGCGCTTCTAAGGTTTCCATCTGTTCGGCGGGGTTTCCAGTCACCCAGCCGATCACTAAATCTGGCGCCAGCCCCACAAGGGCTTCTAAATCAATGCGCGTATGGCTCCCCACCGAAGCGACGTCCTGGGCTTCTGGGGGGTAATCACTGTAGCTCACCACGGCAACGACTTGGTCGCCTGCGCCTGCGGCGTAGGTCAGCTCTGTTGCCCCTGGGGAAAGCGTGGCAATACGCCGTGCTGCGTTGTGCAGGCATATTTCACGGTCACGATCATCCACCACGCAGCGTGAATGGTCGTGGCCCTGCGCCTGTATGGTCATGAGCGAAAACGCGAGGCCCAAGGCCCCGCGCATCAACCCACGTTGGCTACTGGCCAAAGTGAACACTTAGGAACCCTGCTCGGCCTGCGTTAATGTAATCACGCGTTGTTTCATACTCTTTATCAAAGGCATTTTCTACCGTTACACGGGCCGTCCAGAGCGGTGCAAACTGCCATCCCGCACGTAGATTAACCAACCCATAGCCACCCAATCGCTGCGTATTAGAGGCATTATCATAGCGGTGACCTTGTGCTACTAAGGAGCCCCCTAGTGACCAATCGCCAAGCTCACGGTCGGCATCCAGTCGTAAACTTTGGCTGGCACGGCGGGCTAAGCGGTTGCCCGTCTCCTGGTCTTCTGGGTCCAGGTAGGTAAAGGCGGCTTGCAGTACCCAGTCGTTGACTTCTACGCCGCTTGAAAGCTCAGCACCGCGAATACGCGCATTATTAACGTTTTGCGGCGCCCATAAACCACTTGGCGTGGGTGCCCAGGCAATCAGGTCGTCATAGTCGTTTTGGAAGACGGCCACGTCCCAAAACCACTGGCTGTATTGGCCGCGAACGCCCACTTCCACGGTTTCAGAGGTTTCCGGGTTAAGATCAGGGTTACCAGAATTCGGCCAATAGAGATCATTAAAGCTCGGGGCTTTAAACGCCGTACCTATACTGGCGCGCAGCGTGTGGTAGTTATCCAGATCGTAGCCCAGCGCCAAGCTGCCGGTCACTTCATCACCGTAGGCTTCGTTGTCGTCGTAACGCAGGCTTGCTTGAACAGCGAACGGCGAAAAGTCGAGCAGCGCTTGGGTAAATACCGCGGTGTTATCGCGGCTGGTGACCTCAAACTCGTTGGTGCTTGAAACGCGGTCTTCGCTGATTTCAGCGCCAGCAATTACCTCATGGGCGCCAAACTGGATATTGTTCTGCCAACGGGCGGTTTGGGTGCGGGTATCAATCACCGACCCACCGAAGTTATCCACCGTATCCAGCTCATCGCGGGCTTCGCTAAGGGTTAGGCGGCTGCGCCAGGTATCGGTGACCGGCAACTCGGCATAAATACCCGCCACCTGCTGGACGAAGTCATTCTCACCGCCGTCATATTCGTTGTGACCGCGAGCGCGCAGCGCCAGCACGCCGATTTCCGTGCCACTCTCAAAGGTATGTGCAACCCGGGCCAGCGCCGAGGTGTTGTCGTAGCCTTTATCTTCGCCACCGCGGCGAATGGGCTGGCCGTCGGTGTTGAAATGGCTACCGGCAAAGCTGTAGCGGGTGCCGCCTTCGCGTCCAGAGATACCCGCGCTTACCCGCTGGGTATTGAATGAACCACCGCCTACTGAAATATTGGGTTGCGAGCCCTGTTCGTCACCATCAGGGGTAAAGAGCTGTATCACGCCGCCAACGGCATCCGCGCCGTAAAGGCTACCCCGCGGGCCACGCACGATTTCCGCGCGGTCAAACATGCGGGGGTCTAGATATTGAAAAGCAGCCCCTCCCGCCGTGGCGGAGCGCAGGCGGATGCCATCAATCATTAGCACGGTGGCATCGCCGGGCGCACCCCGCAGATAAACGCTGCTGCTTTTACCAAAACTGCCGTTGCTAGTGACATCAACGCCCGGCTGGCCGCGCAGAAGATCGGTCAGGCTGGTGGGGTCTTGGCGGCGAAACGTCGCTTCATCAAGCACACTTACGGAAGAGAGGCTTTCGTTGGCGGTGCGGGGTGCTAACGCAGCGGTGACAACAACCGGATCAAGCGCGGCTAATTCCGTCGTCGCTTCGGCGTACTGGGCCTGGGCTGAAAAAGAGATGGCTAACGGTAGGGCAGCCATACTAAATGCCGCCCGTTTGGCGGTGGTGTGAAAACGGTGGTTCATGGAAGGGTCCCTTGCTCACTGTGCTCACCCGCACAGCGTGTTTTTTTGACCGAGCAGGGGGAAACCAAGGGAATATGGGCAATTTGAAAACCGCCGGCATCACCCTGAGCCGCCCTCCGCGTCTCGGTTTGAAGTGGTTCTTTAGAACCATCACTCTTAGGCCGGTCTCCGGGCTGACGAGCGAAAGGCCGCTTTTAAAAGCACAAACCCTTTCTGAACGACCACCTTCCCATGCGTTAGCACAGTGGCGTCTTATAGCCGTTCTTATCTCGATCACCGTTGCGGGGGCAGCGTTGGATTTAAAAAAAGTTCACCAACTTCCCGTTTAACTGATAGTGGTAGCCACCATCAGCACCTGAGAGTGCGCGTAAACTAGCAACTTGCTGGGGGTTGGTCAATTTTACTGCCTAGCCCTTCAGCAGCTGAACTAGGCCGTGCCTCACATACCACACCTGCTCGGCTTGGGCCGCTGCATCTTGGTTAAACCAACCATTGGCATCGCGCAGGCGGCGCTGTTTGGGCTGCATAGGCACAATACCCCGCCCTACTTCCGTGGTAATGACAAGTAGCGGCGCGTTTAACTCGTCGGCACGCTGGCCTAGCGTGGCTAACTCGCGCTGCCACTGCGAACGTAAGGCATCGTGTTCAGTGGCATCGAGAGCAGAGGCTAGCCACTCAAGCACGCCGTTGATAACCAGTGGCCGTTCAGCCTCCAGCGCTTGATGGCAATCGCTCAAGGGGTGAACATCATTAAGCGGCCACCAGCGCGCTGCAGGAAAGCGAGCGGTTACGGTGTCGCGCTTTCCTGCGCAGGCACCGCCGATGAAGAGCTGCATTGCCATTCCCCTTTTCCCTGTGCGTTGTGCTGATAAATAAGCTGCCAGCGCCGACCTTGAGCTTGATGGACAATGCCATCCCAAAAACCAATGGTTTCAAAACGCCGGCGCAGCTCACGAATCACCCCGCCGTGGGTAACAGCGAGAATTTTTTGGTGATTACCCGCGTGGGCATTGGCGGCAAGGTCGTCGAGCCAAGCATCCAGGCGCGCACGTAGCTGGCCAGAGGACTCACCGCCAGGAATTTGCAGCTCGCCGACGCTATCAATCCAGGCGCGGTAGTGCGGAAGCGCTTTTAATTCGTCGTACACTTTACCTTCGTAGTCGCCAAAATCCAGCTCGCGCAGGCGCGGCTCCAAGCTCACTGCCGTGCCCGGCGTTGCCGCCCGGGACCACGCAAGAGTTTGTTGGCAACGCTGTAAATCGCTTGAATAGATCGCATCAAAACGCTCATCGGCCAGCAACTCGCGCAGTGCCAGCAGCCCTGCTTCAGCGTCAGGAAACAGCAGCGGAATATCTTGCTGGCCTTGATAGCGGCGCTCTAAATTCCAGGCGGTGATACCGTGGCGAACTGCCACCAGCTCCACACTAAGATCAGTAACCAAAGCTCTCCTCCTTCAATGGTGGCGCCAACCATATCGCCGTTAATACCGTTAAACAGTCGCATCATGAGCCCGCGCACCAGCACCACAAACACGATGACCGTTAGCCACATGAATAGTGCGGCAGGCGCTAATAACGCGAT from Halomonas sp. 7T harbors:
- the cobO gene encoding cob(I)yrinic acid a,c-diamide adenosyltransferase translates to MRDNAKTPERHAQRMAAKQKIMNERIARADKEQGILLVLTGPGKGKSSSGFGMLARALGHGMKVGVVQFIKGAFSTGEEAFFRNLPNVDYHVMGEGYTWDTQDRERDVAAANAAWEQAKRMLQDDSYHMVLLDELNIALRYEYLDLDQVLDDLQARPEMQHAIVTGRYAPQQLIDLADTVTEMKVVKHAFKDQGIKAQKGIEL
- a CDS encoding YtoQ family protein, encoding MSFYVYLSGEIHTDWREEIQRGADAAGLDIVFTAPVTDHDASDAAGDHLGKPENGFWRDHQSSKVNAIRTRTMIEQADLVVVRFGDKYKQWNAAFDAGYCAALAKPYITLHSEEIVHPLKEVDAQAQAWCTTTDQVVETLRYVLKA
- a CDS encoding cobyrinate a,c-diamide synthase, which translates into the protein MLQGEAHAALISAPGSGQGKSMVTAALARLHRNAGRTVRVFKHGPDYLDPMVQEIASGQPVYQLHPWMTGEHECRWRLAKAAQEADVILVEGSMGLFDGSPSSADLAILAGIPALPVIDAWGMAQTFGAVAQGLANYHPNLTIHEVIANRIGSPGHGKLLDESMPEGIALLGAIPRHDAMKIPDRHLGLVQASELSGLDAQLDAAAKVLEEAGLGRLPKRVTLSADAPTPAPQYLSGVRIAIAKDDAFAFIYRANLDVLAEMGATLRFFSPLNDAALPECDALWLPGGYPELHAARFSANQPMRDAISAHHRAGKPILAECGGLMSCVEQLVDGEGSAHAMLGLLPGTAKMAGKLTALGLQSLHTQSGELRGHTYHHSLLETPMQPLARTRKLAGSEAEPIYREGALVASYFHGYFPSAPKLVADIFTGQAPKMVAQ
- a CDS encoding ABC transporter ATP-binding protein; this translates as MSVLSTSDLIIDVPERESGTALNITLEPGQVWGVLGPNGAGKTTLLHTLAGLNTPRSGQVLLNNKPLSQLRRRQVAQSLGLVFQERLDGFPATVLETALIGRHPYLSLWQMEGADDYAQAEAALERLDVAHLRDRLVSTLSGGERQRVAMATVLTQAPKIWLADEPTNHLDLHHQSAVMALMAELAAQGSAVMMCLHDLNLAARWCDHILLLYPNGEACWGRRDSMLVPSALERLYQQRLATVQVEGAPVFVPIQ
- a CDS encoding FecCD family ABC transporter permease — its product is MAARLWQPLSLLVVIAMAAMLFALAVGSAQLSVGQLWAVVQGQGDALARTMVIDLRLPRALSAFAVGGLLAVAGALMQVLLRNPLADPYVLGLSGGASIGALAAMLAGVGGVLISGSAFAGALFSTFLVFGLAHGSGGWTPSRLLLTGVVVAAGWGAVITLMLALSPAERLPGMLYWLMGDLSYARTPWPPLLLLFVICIVLIPLGRSLNVLARGPQQAAALGVDVRPLEWGIYIVASLLTAAAVTTAGSIGFVGLVVPHLLRLLLGNDQRLILPACSLAGGTLLVLADTLARTMIAPEQLPVGVITALLGVPTFLFLLYRSR
- a CDS encoding cobalamin-binding protein, producing the protein MRGALGLAFSLMTIQAQGHDHSRCVVDDRDREICLHNAARRIATLSPGATELTYAAGAGDQVVAVVSYSDYPPEAQDVASVGSHTRIDLEALVGLAPDLVIGWVTGNPAEQMETLEALGMPVFYIEPRTVENVADTIERLARLAGTEAAGQVVADDFRAGMAELTARYAGREPVRTFYQVWDEPLMSVNDEHLIGQVVQLCGGDNVFGDQRRLVPRLDDEAVLAANPEAIIAGGMGEENRHWLTHWEQYSNLTAVAEDSLYFVPPSLIQRPTPRLLEGAQILCDKLEQSRQKRRAS
- a CDS encoding TonB-dependent receptor domain-containing protein, with the protein product MNHRFHTTAKRAAFSMAALPLAISFSAQAQYAEATTELAALDPVVVTAALAPRTANESLSSVSVLDEATFRRQDPTSLTDLLRGQPGVDVTSNGSFGKSSSVYLRGAPGDATVLMIDGIRLRSATAGGAAFQYLDPRMFDRAEIVRGPRGSLYGADAVGGVIQLFTPDGDEQGSQPNISVGGGSFNTQRVSAGISGREGGTRYSFAGSHFNTDGQPIRRGGEDKGYDNTSALARVAHTFESGTEIGVLALRARGHNEYDGGENDFVQQVAGIYAELPVTDTWRSRLTLSEARDELDTVDNFGGSVIDTRTQTARWQNNIQFGAHEVIAGAEISEDRVSSTNEFEVTSRDNTAVFTQALLDFSPFAVQASLRYDDNEAYGDEVTGSLALGYDLDNYHTLRASIGTAFKAPSFNDLYWPNSGNPDLNPETSETVEVGVRGQYSQWFWDVAVFQNDYDDLIAWAPTPSGLWAPQNVNNARIRGAELSSGVEVNDWVLQAAFTYLDPEDQETGNRLARRASQSLRLDADRELGDWSLGGSLVAQGHRYDNASNTQRLGGYGLVNLRAGWQFAPLWTARVTVENAFDKEYETTRDYINAGRAGFLSVHFGQ
- a CDS encoding bifunctional adenosylcobinamide kinase/adenosylcobinamide-phosphate guanylyltransferase, translating into MQLFIGGACAGKRDTVTARFPAARWWPLNDVHPLSDCHQALEAERPLVINGVLEWLASALDATEHDALRSQWQRELATLGQRADELNAPLLVITTEVGRGIVPMQPKQRRLRDANGWFNQDAAAQAEQVWYVRHGLVQLLKG
- a CDS encoding histidine phosphatase family protein, coding for MVTDLSVELVAVRHGITAWNLERRYQGQQDIPLLFPDAEAGLLALRELLADERFDAIYSSDLQRCQQTLAWSRAATPGTAVSLEPRLRELDFGDYEGKVYDELKALPHYRAWIDSVGELQIPGGESSGQLRARLDAWLDDLAANAHAGNHQKILAVTHGGVIRELRRRFETIGFWDGIVHQAQGRRWQLIYQHNAQGKGEWQCSSSSAVPAQESATP